The Falco rusticolus isolate bFalRus1 chromosome 5, bFalRus1.pri, whole genome shotgun sequence genome has a segment encoding these proteins:
- the LOC119148991 gene encoding protein Wnt-4-like, with translation MGTAMRWKNIASCQHNSWSERKTKAKEFNSLRPALIFSNLNNFMYLAEDTSLQVALQGPGGCKGLTGLAEEQVRICQRQVEAMDAVKQGAELAVKECQHQFRSRHWNCSTLQGLQVFGKVTVQGTRESAFIHAISAAGIAFAVTRACSCGELEKCGCDRKIRGVSPEGFQWSGCSDNLSHGVAFSQAFADNPERSRGVSSSRANEAGRKALLAHMKECKCHGVSGSCEVRACWKVMPPFRKVGNVLKEKFEGATEVYPKRVGSRKLLVPMNSSFKPYTAHDLIYLLASPDFCDQDPGHGVFGTSGRQCNRTSPAMDGCELLCCGRGFRTAQAEVVERCSCKFRWCCSVKCKQCRHLVEVQSCR, from the exons ATGGGGACGGCGATGCGGTGGAAGAACATTGCCAGTTGTCAGCACAATTCCTGGTCAGAGCGGAAGACCAAGGCAAAAGAGTTTAA TTCTTTGCGGCCAGCCCTCATCTTTTCTAACTTGAATAATTTTAT GTACCTGGCCGAGGACACTTCCCTGCAGGTGGCCCTCCAGGGCCCCGGGGGCTGTAAGGGTCTGACAGGGCTGGCAGAAGAGCAGGTCCGCATTTGCCAGCGCCAGGTAGAAGCCATGGATGCGGTGAagcaaggagcagagctggctgtcaAGGAGTGCCAGCACCAGTTCCGCTCTCGCCACTGGAACTGCTCCActctgcaggggctgcaggtctTTGGCAAGGTCACCGTCCAag GCACGCGGGAGTCTGCTTTCATCCACGCCATCTCCGCTGCCGGCATTGCCTTTGCGGTGACTCGTGCCTGCAGCTGCGGGGAGCTGGAGAAGTGTGGCTGCGACCGCAAGATCCGAGGAGTCAGCCCCGAAG GTTTCCAGTGGTCGGGCTGCTCTGATAACCTGTCACACGGGGTTGCCTTCTCTCAAGCCTTTGCAGACAACCCCGAGAGGAGCCGCGGTGTCTCCTCCAGCCGGGCCAACGAGGCTGGGAGGAAG GCTCTCCTGGCCCACATGAAGGAGTGCAAGTGCCACGGCGTGTCAGGCTCCTGCGAGGTGCGCGCGTGCTGGAAGGTCATGCCTCCCTTCCGCAAGGTGGGCAACGTCCTCAAGGAAAAGTTTGAGGGGGCCACAGAGGTTTACCCCAAGCGGGTTGGTTCCCGCAAGCTCCTGGTGCCCATGAACTCTAGCTTCAAGCCATACACGGCTCATGACCTGATCTACCTGCTCGCCAGCCCAGATTTCTGCGACCAGGACCCCGGGCATGGGGTCTTTGGCACCTCTGGCCGCCAGTGCAACCGGACATCCCCAGCCATGGATGGCTGCGAGCTGCTGTGCTGCGGCAGGGGCTTCCGCACAGCCCAGGCGGAGGTGGTGGAGCGGTGCAGCTGCAAGTTTCGCTGGTGCTGCTCCGTCAAGTGCAAACAGTGCCGGCACCTCGTGGAGGTGCAGAGCTGCCGCTGA
- the LPAR5 gene encoding lysophosphatidic acid receptor 5 — MSAPNESQTCKDYSFNHHLLLPGYILIFITGLMLNMMALWIFIRYLRLKSVVMIYMFNLAVSDLTFTLPLPLRLYYYSNHHWPFGNTLCQVSGSVFQINMYGSCLFLMCINLDRYVAIVHPLRWRHLRRRKVARLLCLVVWVVIFMGSIPTAIVHKQTHCKVQNQTIYLCFENFSDNMWQNNLFPLVILAEILGFLLPLSSVMYCSIRIFQELCQDGQTKTLRQQKTLRLLLVNLVIFIICFVPYNTTLAVYGMIKARVIKVEKETQASIRQVLIMAMLLASMNCMLDPLIYYFSTEGFRNTFKKLRRGQAWDSDIGTLKSQVVDNKSNRDHALSKVKQFPTKSFIRPNESLPSLPTAIFLNGPIEDSEI; from the coding sequence ATGTCAGCTCCCAATGAGTCTCAGACATGCAAGGATTACAGCTTcaaccaccacctcctcctgcctggctaCATCCTGATATTCATTACAGGTTTGATGCTGAACATGATGGCCCTATGGATATTCATCCGCTACCTGCGCCTGAAGTCTGTAGTGATGATCTACATGTTCAACCTGGCCGTGAGCGACCTCACCTTCACGCTCCCACTGCCTCTGCGACTCTACTACTATTCCAACCACCACTGGCCCTTTGGTAACACCCTATGCCAGGTCTCTGGCTCTGTCTTCCAGATCAACATGTATGGTAGCTGCCTTTTCCTCATGTGCATCAACCTGGATCGCTATGTTGCCATTGTCCACCCACTTCGCTGGCGACATCTGCGGCGCCGCAAGGTAGCCAGGCTCCTTTGCCTGGTTGTCTGGGTTGTGATCTTCATGGGCTCCATCCCCACAGCCATAGTCCACAAGCAAACCCACTGTAAGGTACAGAACCAGACCATTTAtctgtgctttgaaaacttTAGTGACAACATGTGGCAGAATAACCTCTTCCCCCTAGTCATCCTGGCTGAAATCTTGGGGTTTCTCCTGCCTCTCAGTTCTGTGATGTACTGCTCAATTCGGATCTTTCAGGAGCTCTGCCAGGACGGCCAAACAAAGACCCTGCGACAGCAGAAGACTCTCCGTCTCCTCTTGGTCAATCTGGTCATCTTCATCATCTGCTTTGTGCCCTACAACACTACCCTGGCAGTTTATGGGATGATAAAAGCCCGGGTGATTAAGGTTGAGAAAGAAACACAGGCCTCCATACGCCAAGTGTTAATTATGGCAATGCTGTTGGCCAGCATGAACTGCATGCTGGACCCCTTGATCTACTACTTTAGTACTGAGGGTTTCCGTAACACCTTTAAGAAGCTGCGGCGGGGACAAGCCTGGGACTCGGATATAGGGACGCTTAAGAGTCAGGTTGTGGATAACAAGTCGAATCGAGACCACGCTCTTTCAAAAGTAAAACAGTTCCCCACTAAAAGCTTTATCCGTCCCAATGAATCTTTGCCATCGCTTCCTACTGCCATATTTTTGAATGGCCCTATTGAAGACTCGGAAATATAA